One part of the Marmota flaviventris isolate mMarFla1 chromosome 4, mMarFla1.hap1, whole genome shotgun sequence genome encodes these proteins:
- the Prap1 gene encoding proline-rich acidic protein 1, translating into MRRLFLVTCLVTVLLQEVLANPAPQVPIRTKGKHEQDVERAWGIQAVEPLKKDGQLVGLPPMPKLKLAASEEKHPGPKAWVQTEDILGRFRIPQQGPELDLDSLYHPPVEEVQGKERPWSPVLLPRQVLEGPEEDLDHIHHPMEDSREP; encoded by the exons ATGAGGAG GCTCTTCCTGGTCACCTGCCTGGTGACTGTGCTGCTGCAGGAGGTCCTTGCAAACCCAGCACCCCAG GTCCCTATCAGGACCAAAGGCAAACATGAGCAGGACGTGGAGAG ggcctggggcatCCAAGCTGTAGAGCCTCTGAAGAAGGATGGTCAGTTGGTGGGGCTGCCCCCAATGCCGAAGCTGAAGCTTGCAGCCTCCGAGGAGAAGCACCCAG GCCCCAAAGCATGGGTGCAGACTGAGGACATCCTGGGCCGTTTTCGGATCCCACAGCAGGGTCCTGAGCTGGATCTTGATAGTCTGTACCACCCTCCAGTGGAGGAGGTCCAGGGCAAAGAAAGGCCCTGGTCCCCAGTGCTGCTGCCTCGCCAGGTGCTCGAGGGACCAGAGGAAGACCTAGACCACATCCACCACCCTATGGAGGACTCCAGGGAACCCTGA
- the Caly gene encoding neuron-specific vesicular protein calcyon, with protein MVKLGCSFSGKPGKDPGDQDGVATDSVPLISPLDVSQLQPPFPDQVVIKTQTEYQLSSPDQPKKFPDLEGQRLSCGHPEEGRRLPTARMIAFAMALLGCVLIMYKAIWYDQFTCPDGFLLRHKICTPLTLEMYYTEMDPERHRSILAAIGAYPLSRKHGTEMPAAWGDSYRAAKEVHKGPTPAAAAAAAAAAAVTTETPGQPSTKGEKEEARKAASSAPPPAPQ; from the exons ATGGTGAAGCTGGGCTGCAGCTTCTCCGGGAAGCCCGGCAAAGACCCTGGGGACCAGGATGGGGTTGCCACGGACAGTGTCCCTCTGATCAGTCCCCTGGATGTCAGCCAGCTGCAGCCACCATTCCCTGACCAG GTGGTCATCAAGACGCAGACGGAATACCAGCTGTCCTCCCCAGACCAGCCGAAGAAGTTTCCAGACCTGGAGGGACAAAGGCTGAGCTGCGGCCACCCAGAGGAAGGGCGCAGG CTGCCCACTGCCAGGATGATCGCCTTCGCTATGGCCCTCCTGGGCTGCGTGCTGATCATGTACAAGGCCATCTGGTATGACCAGTTCACCTGCCCAGATGGCTTCCTGCTTCGG CACAAGATTTGTACGCCGCTGACCCTGGAGATGTACTACACTGAGATGGACCCCGAGCGCCACCGCAGCATCCTGGCAGCCATTGGGGCCTATCCGCTGAGCCGAAAGCACGGCACGGAGATGCCCGCGGCCTGGGGAGACAGCTATCGCGCCGCCAAGGAGGTGCACAAGGGGCCCActccggcggcggcggcggcggcggcagctgCAGCGGCGGTGACCACCGAGACCCCCGGGCAGCCCTCGAccaaaggagagaaggaggaggcccGCAAGGCAGCGAGTAGCGCACCTCCCCCGGCCCCTCAGTGA